The following coding sequences are from one Paenibacillus stellifer window:
- a CDS encoding CBS domain-containing protein translates to MNIAFFLLPKQEVACVTLDSTLRQTLERMEHHRYTAVPILNSDGGYAGTVTEGDLLWYMKDSGGKVAFENASKFLLKDVPLRMSNKAVSIDADMEDLINLAKVQNFVPVVDDMNRFIGIVRRSQIIEYCEKFVTRQSLESM, encoded by the coding sequence ATGAATATTGCGTTTTTTTTGCTGCCCAAGCAGGAGGTGGCCTGTGTGACGCTTGACTCCACGCTGCGCCAGACGCTGGAACGGATGGAGCATCACAGGTACACGGCCGTTCCCATTTTGAACTCGGACGGCGGATACGCCGGCACGGTAACGGAAGGCGACCTTCTGTGGTATATGAAAGACTCGGGAGGCAAGGTTGCGTTCGAGAATGCTTCTAAATTTTTGCTGAAGGACGTGCCGCTGAGAATGAGCAACAAAGCAGTGTCCATCGATGCGGATATGGAGGATTTGATCAATCTGGCCAAGGTGCAGAACTTTGTGCCGGTTGTCGATGATATGAACCGTTTTATCGGGATCGTGCGGCGCAGCCAAATTATTGAATACTGCGAGAAATTTGTTACCCGCCAGTCGCTGGAGTCCATGTAG
- a CDS encoding transposase: MPSTKNRITPEQRIYFHSELRQCPHCGTKLKRHHTAWHKYVNTLSGIYDVWNMAYACPNSECPYPGSYYRSAEADALVMKHTSYGFDVLALVGELRFKHHYTLSELHEELNRRGVVTSERNCERLYERYLTLLRASVTDHLRENLKEVVREHGGLLLSMDGIQPEKGNETLYVVREGFSGSILAAQNLKSGSAEELKQLLRPVEALGFPIIGLLSDGQHSIRLAMSGLWPEVPYQYCQYHYLKDIAKPVVELDRKLKTGIKKNLRGIRELEKQVQADPSEEATLAKDYLAAVRSVLLEDGNPPLDLPGVRVFEEAEAIRNSLKRSAKKGGSPTARNS; the protein is encoded by the coding sequence ATGCCTTCAACCAAAAACCGAATTACTCCGGAACAACGGATCTACTTTCACAGTGAATTGCGGCAATGTCCGCATTGTGGCACCAAACTCAAGCGGCATCATACCGCTTGGCATAAATACGTGAATACATTAAGCGGCATCTATGACGTGTGGAATATGGCCTATGCCTGTCCGAATTCGGAATGCCCCTATCCCGGATCGTATTATCGCTCAGCTGAAGCCGATGCGCTAGTCATGAAGCATACCTCATATGGGTTTGACGTCCTCGCGCTTGTAGGCGAACTTCGTTTCAAACATCACTACACCTTGTCTGAATTGCATGAGGAATTGAATCGACGGGGCGTTGTCACCTCCGAGCGTAATTGCGAGCGGCTGTATGAGCGTTATCTCACGCTGCTTCGCGCTTCCGTCACCGACCATCTCCGGGAAAACTTGAAAGAAGTAGTCCGTGAACACGGCGGATTACTGCTATCCATGGATGGCATACAGCCTGAGAAAGGCAATGAAACTCTGTATGTGGTCCGCGAAGGATTCAGTGGAAGCATTCTGGCCGCGCAAAACCTCAAAAGCGGCAGCGCCGAAGAATTGAAACAACTGCTGAGACCCGTGGAAGCTTTAGGTTTTCCCATAATTGGACTGCTCAGCGACGGCCAACATTCTATCCGCCTGGCGATGTCCGGCCTGTGGCCGGAAGTACCCTACCAATACTGCCAGTACCATTACCTGAAAGACATTGCCAAACCGGTCGTGGAGTTGGATCGCAAACTCAAAACCGGGATTAAGAAAAACTTACGTGGTATTCGCGAACTGGAAAAACAAGTTCAGGCTGACCCTTCCGAAGAAGCAACCCTCGCTAAAGATTACCTGGCCGCTGTGCGCTCCGTTCTGCTCGAAGACGGCAACCCACCGCTCGACCTTCCCGGAGTACGAGTGTTTGAAGAAGCAGAAGCGATCCGAAATTCCTTGAAACGAAGCGCTAAAAAAGGGGGTTCACCTACAGCGAGAAACTCTTGA
- a CDS encoding LCP family protein, with amino-acid sequence MKKKWKKIYIAYLVVLILAAGAFLFRKPLTVLAFDLFLSDKMEATLQEKSYQPLNEDKTVKPEPIVYKSDPFSVMLLGTDQRKNETARSDTMIYAVVRPNDYKVLLISIPRDTYTEIIGHDDNKKDKITHAYAFGGQQMAKDTMEALLGHDIQYYATINFNGVKDVVDALGGLPLPIKKTIENKGKDHEKFTIVGGKDLYNGEDSLNYVRYREDSDFNRTKRQQVFMDVLANKMLSLGQISKVNDLLSILGENFKTDMPPTMITDLAKKFIGGKEADISSFTVMGEGTKIDGIYYDLVDEEDLKEAKALIDNWMNASTPVDQLIEPGKASNALEAKATSAAQ; translated from the coding sequence ATGAAAAAAAAGTGGAAAAAAATATATATTGCTTATCTAGTTGTTCTGATTCTGGCCGCGGGTGCATTTCTGTTCCGCAAGCCGCTGACGGTTCTGGCCTTCGATCTGTTCCTGTCGGATAAAATGGAAGCCACGCTTCAGGAGAAATCGTATCAGCCTCTGAACGAGGACAAAACGGTTAAGCCTGAGCCGATTGTCTATAAGAGCGATCCATTCTCCGTGATGCTGCTCGGTACGGACCAGCGCAAGAACGAGACGGCCCGTTCCGATACGATGATCTATGCGGTGGTAAGACCGAATGATTACAAGGTGCTGTTGATTTCCATACCGCGTGATACGTACACGGAAATTATCGGTCATGACGACAACAAGAAAGACAAGATCACCCATGCCTATGCTTTCGGTGGCCAACAGATGGCGAAAGACACGATGGAGGCGCTGCTCGGTCACGATATTCAGTATTATGCCACCATCAATTTCAATGGTGTCAAGGATGTTGTCGATGCGCTGGGCGGACTGCCGCTGCCGATCAAGAAGACGATCGAGAACAAAGGCAAGGACCATGAGAAGTTCACCATTGTCGGCGGTAAGGATCTGTACAATGGCGAGGATTCGCTCAACTATGTCCGTTACCGGGAAGACAGCGACTTTAACCGTACGAAGCGCCAGCAGGTCTTCATGGATGTATTGGCGAACAAGATGCTGTCGCTGGGGCAGATCAGCAAGGTGAATGATCTGCTGAGCATTCTGGGCGAGAACTTCAAGACGGATATGCCTCCGACGATGATTACCGATCTTGCCAAGAAGTTCATCGGCGGCAAGGAAGCGGATATTTCAAGCTTTACCGTAATGGGTGAGGGAACGAAGATTGACGGCATTTATTATGATCTGGTCGATGAAGAAGACCTGAAGGAAGCGAAGGCCTTGATCGACAATTGGATGAACGCCTCCACTCCGGTAGACCAGTTGATCGAGCCCGGAAAGGCAAGCAACGCGCTGGAAGCAAAGGCGACCTCCGCGGCTCAGTAA